The following are from one region of the Stigmatella ashevillena genome:
- a CDS encoding class I adenylate-forming enzyme family protein, producing the protein MQLVLIVVGVVLALVLGWVAYCFVKLGFPERLGLLLGGLANIHKVVDQAAARYGDTTLIEVETPLKWKVPAGKVRVQNDQEWSAVRVQQTVALIAGALKKFANPQMGDRVIIYKENAFDLFLFASAAIRIGGIATPVNGKLASASFGQYVAYLGAKVIITDVATLERLVKDEVKLQGVEFIIVSDAGADGKDGAITELAQLPAGPRAISLQWMLTQQVEPAEAVERGLDDPLYIVHTSGTTGFPKGVILLARGLMQSLKATLMFNFVGRRDLAYFCVPFNHQVTNLYIFTTLALGARVIMSSEFKSERVLETLSRRRVTIYFGFPITYAQLVVEDLTKYDLSAMRIWGTTADASHEVHQRPLIQKGSFLRELGIPMQGSLFVDGLGSSEVGIAALLRIAGPWTKQFGRRVGRPVPFFGPQVRVVDENWQQVPDGQPGRFAIKGPCMFGGYWNAHDKLLSSSQNGWWFTGDIVIRQPDGEFVHLDREVDVISHQQGVSYTLLMEEEVLKHPAVFDTTVFALTQADGKVVPAAAVALKNGADSMDAERLRLELNAKLPEKDRLAELKVTRWSEFPIGVTGKTLKRVFRAGS; encoded by the coding sequence ATGCAGCTGGTTCTCATCGTGGTGGGCGTGGTGCTGGCGTTGGTGCTGGGGTGGGTAGCGTACTGCTTCGTCAAGCTGGGCTTCCCGGAGCGGCTGGGGCTGCTGCTCGGAGGCCTGGCCAACATCCACAAAGTCGTTGATCAGGCCGCCGCCCGCTACGGCGACACGACGCTCATCGAGGTGGAGACCCCGCTGAAGTGGAAGGTGCCCGCCGGCAAGGTCCGGGTGCAGAATGATCAGGAGTGGAGCGCGGTCCGGGTACAGCAGACGGTGGCGCTGATCGCGGGTGCGCTGAAGAAGTTCGCCAACCCTCAGATGGGCGACCGCGTCATCATCTACAAGGAGAACGCGTTCGACCTCTTCCTGTTCGCCTCCGCCGCCATCCGGATCGGTGGCATCGCGACGCCCGTCAACGGAAAGCTGGCCTCCGCGTCGTTCGGCCAGTACGTGGCCTACCTCGGGGCCAAGGTGATCATCACGGACGTGGCCACCCTGGAACGGCTGGTGAAGGATGAGGTGAAGCTGCAGGGCGTCGAGTTCATCATCGTCTCCGACGCGGGAGCGGACGGGAAGGATGGGGCCATCACCGAACTGGCCCAACTGCCCGCAGGCCCCCGGGCGATCAGCCTGCAGTGGATGCTCACACAGCAGGTGGAGCCGGCGGAGGCTGTCGAGCGGGGGCTGGATGATCCGCTCTACATCGTCCACACCTCCGGGACGACGGGATTCCCCAAGGGCGTCATCCTGCTGGCGCGCGGGCTGATGCAGTCGCTCAAGGCGACGCTGATGTTCAACTTCGTGGGGCGCAGGGACCTGGCGTACTTCTGCGTTCCCTTCAACCACCAGGTCACCAACCTCTACATCTTCACCACGCTGGCGCTCGGGGCACGGGTCATCATGTCCTCGGAGTTCAAGTCCGAGCGCGTGCTGGAGACGCTCTCCCGGCGGCGCGTCACCATCTACTTCGGCTTCCCCATCACCTACGCCCAGTTGGTGGTGGAGGATCTGACCAAGTACGACCTGAGCGCCATGCGCATCTGGGGCACCACGGCGGACGCCAGCCACGAGGTCCACCAGCGCCCGCTCATCCAGAAAGGCTCCTTCCTGCGAGAGCTGGGCATCCCGATGCAGGGCTCCCTGTTCGTGGACGGGCTGGGCTCGAGCGAGGTGGGCATCGCCGCGCTGCTGCGCATCGCCGGGCCGTGGACGAAGCAGTTCGGGCGGCGCGTAGGCCGTCCGGTTCCCTTCTTCGGGCCCCAGGTCCGGGTGGTGGACGAGAACTGGCAACAGGTGCCGGATGGCCAGCCGGGGCGCTTCGCCATCAAGGGGCCCTGTATGTTCGGCGGCTATTGGAATGCCCACGACAAGCTGCTGTCCTCGTCGCAGAACGGCTGGTGGTTCACCGGGGACATCGTCATCCGCCAGCCCGATGGAGAATTCGTCCATCTGGACCGCGAGGTGGATGTCATCAGCCATCAGCAGGGGGTCAGTTATACCCTCCTCATGGAAGAGGAAGTGCTCAAGCACCCAGCGGTTTTCGACACCACGGTCTTCGCGCTGACCCAGGCGGACGGCAAGGTGGTGCCCGCGGCGGCGGTGGCCCTCAAGAACGGGGCAGATTCGATGGACGCCGAGCGGCTCAGGCTTGAACTGAACGCGAAACTGCCGGAGAAGGACCGCCTGGCCGAGCTCAAGGTCACCCGATGGAGCGAGTTCCCCATCGGCGTGACTGGAAAGACACTGAAGCGGGTTTTCCGCGCGGGATCCTAA
- a CDS encoding NAD-dependent epimerase/dehydratase family protein yields MNKILITGATGFVGSALAANLLAEDTRVVALSRTDPGGQRTRAAVEKAATGFGLTLSPMQWSRLSIVEVDFRALDQTLQPHVFEGVTAVWNVAAEMTYSLKKVIEAVDQNVIASSMLYKLASQHAHDCRRFYHVSTAYTVGFGNNEAREEINFTPKLINSYQLSKWMAEVALIQSQKERGLPLAIFRPSVVIGHEQTGWSSGASFGMFLLAAAVLYGKQARTAHLKLDLDADTKPNLVCIDTVVRRAMALMKSESPERQPAEIFNCIGDECVTMTDVVEQLQTMIGVQVSFGAPVNETDAQINAVFERNKQFANGRWTFNSERLQQVLGEEYGPVTMTQDIIGRSVLHYVAHKVAEAKAEERSNAAA; encoded by the coding sequence ATGAACAAGATTCTGATCACTGGAGCCACAGGCTTCGTGGGTAGCGCGCTGGCCGCCAATCTCCTGGCGGAGGACACCCGGGTGGTAGCGCTGTCTCGGACGGACCCGGGCGGGCAGCGAACACGGGCCGCCGTGGAGAAAGCGGCAACCGGTTTCGGCCTCACGCTGAGCCCGATGCAGTGGAGCCGCCTGTCCATCGTGGAAGTGGATTTCCGCGCCCTGGACCAGACGCTCCAGCCTCACGTCTTCGAGGGCGTGACCGCCGTGTGGAACGTCGCGGCCGAGATGACCTACTCGCTGAAGAAGGTCATCGAAGCGGTGGACCAGAACGTCATCGCCTCGTCGATGCTCTACAAGCTCGCCTCGCAACACGCACACGACTGCAGGCGCTTCTACCATGTGTCCACCGCCTACACGGTGGGCTTCGGCAACAATGAGGCGCGGGAGGAGATCAACTTCACTCCCAAGCTCATCAACTCGTACCAGCTCAGCAAGTGGATGGCCGAGGTAGCGCTCATCCAGAGCCAGAAGGAACGGGGCCTGCCCCTGGCCATCTTCCGGCCGAGCGTCGTCATCGGCCACGAGCAGACCGGCTGGTCCTCGGGGGCAAGCTTCGGCATGTTCCTGCTCGCAGCGGCCGTGCTCTATGGCAAGCAGGCGCGCACCGCGCACCTGAAGCTGGATCTCGACGCGGATACCAAGCCGAACCTGGTCTGCATCGACACGGTGGTCCGCCGTGCCATGGCCCTGATGAAGTCCGAGTCTCCAGAGCGCCAGCCCGCTGAAATCTTCAACTGCATCGGGGATGAGTGCGTCACCATGACCGATGTGGTGGAGCAGCTGCAGACCATGATCGGCGTGCAGGTGTCGTTCGGCGCTCCGGTGAACGAGACGGACGCGCAGATCAACGCCGTGTTCGAGCGCAACAAGCAGTTCGCCAATGGCCGGTGGACCTTCAACTCGGAACGGCTCCAGCAGGTGCTCGGCGAGGAGTACGGCCCGGTCACCATGACCCAGGACATCATTGGCCGGAGCGTGCTGCACTACGTGGCACACAAGGTTGCCGAGGCCAAAGCCGAGGAACGCTCCAATGCCGCGGCCTGA